A region from the Thauera humireducens genome encodes:
- a CDS encoding glycosyltransferase, with protein sequence MPPQIIYLARGRPQRPRANLIQTLHTVEALGVAGAKVRLYVPPVPRGFDMADFLAGMGIRHPIDIHPTWMLHSRWKGWPLALLQRGALRRADAVYTRVPDFSLLLARAGIAHFLEVHDTASLSAEGLIAPLLAAQAKGLLRGLTVITAAGRDALADVGFDPSRIAVLPSGVDLEAFSRVPLPSADDFAHPRLMYVGRISADRGLPLFERIASAGFPLVLIGPQDGTVKCSAENLALEPAIPHAAVPSALARGAIALMPYQTDLRHAATISPIKLFEAMAAGRLVIASDLPPIREVVRHGENGLLVPADDPVAWVEAVRRAQGAPGHAVAMAMKGRETAAEYDWGTRARRLLTFCCPDHPQSPSD encoded by the coding sequence ATGCCGCCACAGATCATCTACCTTGCCCGAGGTCGCCCACAGCGGCCGCGGGCCAACCTGATCCAGACCCTGCATACCGTCGAGGCCCTCGGCGTGGCCGGAGCCAAGGTGCGCCTGTATGTCCCGCCGGTGCCGCGAGGGTTCGACATGGCAGACTTTCTGGCTGGCATGGGCATTCGCCACCCGATCGACATCCACCCCACCTGGATGCTGCACAGCCGCTGGAAGGGCTGGCCGCTGGCGCTGCTGCAGCGCGGGGCCCTGCGCCGCGCCGACGCGGTCTACACCCGCGTGCCCGATTTCTCGCTGCTGCTGGCCCGCGCCGGGATTGCGCACTTCCTGGAAGTCCACGACACGGCCAGCCTCTCGGCCGAAGGCCTGATCGCACCGCTCCTCGCCGCGCAGGCAAAGGGCCTGCTCAGGGGGCTGACCGTGATCACCGCCGCCGGCCGCGACGCGCTGGCCGATGTGGGTTTCGATCCCTCGCGCATTGCGGTCCTGCCCAGCGGCGTGGATCTGGAGGCCTTTTCCCGGGTACCGTTGCCCTCCGCCGACGATTTCGCCCATCCCAGGCTCATGTACGTTGGTCGGATCAGCGCCGACCGCGGCCTGCCCCTGTTCGAACGAATCGCATCGGCTGGATTCCCCCTCGTCCTCATCGGCCCGCAGGACGGCACGGTGAAATGCAGCGCGGAGAACCTCGCGCTCGAGCCCGCCATCCCCCACGCCGCCGTCCCGTCCGCACTCGCACGGGGCGCCATTGCGCTGATGCCCTATCAGACGGACCTGCGCCACGCGGCAACGATCAGCCCGATCAAGCTCTTCGAGGCCATGGCCGCCGGGCGACTCGTCATCGCCTCCGACCTGCCACCGATCAGAGAGGTCGTCCGGCACGGCGAAAACGGCCTGCTGGTCCCGGCTGACGATCCCGTGGCGTGGGTTGAGGCTGTCCGCCGTGCCCAAGGCGCCCCAGGCCACGCGGTGGCGATGGCAATGAAGGGCCGGGAAACCGCGGCGGAGTATGACTGGGGCACGCGCGCAAGACGGTTGCTGACGTTTTGCTGCCCCGATCACCCACAAAGCCCGTCCGACTGA
- a CDS encoding glycosyltransferase family 9 protein has product MNRLLIVRTSAIGDVVFASPFAAAVKRTWPQAHVAWLVEPGIHELLAADPCIDELILWPKGEWKQLWHNRRYGELFRRIRAFRALLRAKRFDTAIDMQSLLKSGLLTWLSGAPRRIGLGSREGSQWLMTERVPKGGIARRIGSEYRYLAEQLGLDAGEFLPRLCVGDDTEAKAQALMAAHGLAPKRFAVFAPFTTRPQKHWFEDAWQALAPKVRDELGLTPVILGGPADREAAARIAGNTPGVISLAGATRLPEAAALIRHAGLLVGVDTGLTHMGTAFATPTVALFGSTRPYLDTGRSNGRVIWLGLPCSPCRRRPTCDGAFTCLREITADRVMDEARAVLSVEHAS; this is encoded by the coding sequence ATGAACCGCCTCCTCATCGTCCGCACCTCCGCCATCGGCGACGTCGTCTTCGCATCGCCCTTCGCTGCGGCGGTCAAGCGCACGTGGCCGCAGGCGCATGTGGCGTGGCTGGTCGAGCCGGGCATTCACGAGCTACTCGCGGCCGATCCCTGCATCGACGAGCTGATCCTGTGGCCGAAAGGCGAGTGGAAGCAGCTCTGGCATAACCGCCGGTACGGAGAGCTGTTCCGACGCATCCGCGCGTTCCGCGCCCTGTTGCGGGCAAAGCGCTTCGACACCGCCATCGACATGCAGAGCCTGCTGAAGAGCGGCCTGCTGACCTGGCTTTCAGGCGCCCCGCGCCGCATCGGGCTCGGCTCGCGCGAAGGCAGCCAATGGCTGATGACCGAGCGCGTGCCCAAGGGCGGCATCGCGCGCCGTATCGGCTCCGAGTACCGCTATCTGGCCGAACAGCTGGGCCTTGATGCCGGCGAGTTCTTGCCGCGGCTGTGTGTCGGCGACGATACCGAGGCCAAGGCGCAGGCGCTGATGGCGGCACACGGCCTGGCGCCGAAGCGGTTCGCCGTGTTTGCCCCCTTCACCACGCGACCGCAGAAGCACTGGTTCGAGGACGCCTGGCAGGCGCTGGCGCCAAAGGTGCGTGACGAACTGGGGCTCACGCCCGTCATCCTCGGCGGTCCGGCGGACCGCGAGGCCGCGGCGCGCATCGCCGGAAACACGCCCGGGGTGATCTCGCTCGCCGGCGCCACCCGCCTGCCCGAGGCGGCCGCGCTGATCCGCCATGCCGGCCTGCTGGTCGGCGTAGACACCGGACTCACCCACATGGGCACGGCCTTCGCCACCCCCACCGTTGCGCTGTTCGGCTCCACCCGCCCCTACCTCGACACCGGCCGCAGCAACGGCCGCGTGATCTGGCTCGGGCTGCCCTGTTCGCCCTGCCGCCGCCGCCCGACCTGCGACGGCGCCTTCACCTGCCTGCGCGAGATCACCGCCGACCGGGTCATGGACGAGGCTCGCGCCGTGCTCAGCGTGGAACACGCATCATGA
- a CDS encoding glycosyltransferase, with protein sequence MKVLHVEAGRHLYGGAKQVLYIVEGLARRGVENLLACPTGAHIASAAGAHARVFEMPMKGDVDIGLAFRLRRLIATERPDLVHIHSRRGADLWGGLAARLAGVPCVLSRRVDNPEARWVVAAKYRLYDHVITISDGIRDVLLAEGLAPDRVSCVRSAVDPAPYLIDYDRAGYRAQLGLPADTLLVGIVAQLIARKGHRHLLAALKDVLPHHPHLQVLVFGRGPLEAELRQAIVDQGLAGTVRLMGFVDNLPDILGCLDLLAHPADMEGLGVSLLQASAARVPIIASRAGGMPEAVRDGENGLLIPPGDVPALAAAMNRLLGDATLRACMGEAGRALVLREFSTEAMCDGNLAIYRKVLEEHR encoded by the coding sequence ATGAAGGTGCTGCACGTCGAAGCCGGCCGCCACCTCTACGGCGGCGCCAAGCAGGTGCTCTACATTGTCGAGGGCCTGGCCCGGCGCGGCGTGGAGAACCTGCTCGCCTGCCCGACCGGCGCCCACATCGCAAGCGCCGCGGGTGCCCATGCCCGCGTGTTCGAGATGCCGATGAAGGGCGACGTCGACATCGGCCTTGCCTTCCGCCTGCGCCGCCTGATCGCCACCGAGCGCCCCGACCTCGTGCACATCCACAGCCGCCGCGGCGCAGACCTTTGGGGCGGGCTGGCGGCGCGGCTGGCCGGCGTGCCCTGCGTGCTGTCGCGCCGTGTGGACAACCCCGAGGCACGCTGGGTGGTGGCGGCGAAATACCGGCTGTACGATCACGTGATCACCATCTCGGACGGGATCCGCGACGTGCTGCTGGCTGAGGGTCTCGCACCCGACCGGGTGTCCTGCGTGCGCAGCGCGGTCGACCCGGCACCCTACCTGATCGACTACGACAGGGCCGGCTACCGGGCGCAACTCGGGCTGCCCGCCGATACCCTGCTCGTCGGCATCGTCGCGCAGCTGATCGCGCGCAAGGGCCATCGCCACCTGCTCGCGGCGCTGAAGGACGTCCTGCCTCACCACCCCCACCTGCAGGTGCTGGTCTTCGGACGCGGCCCGCTCGAGGCGGAATTGCGCCAGGCCATCGTGGACCAGGGCCTCGCCGGCACGGTCCGCCTGATGGGCTTCGTCGACAACCTGCCCGACATCCTCGGCTGCCTCGACCTGCTGGCGCACCCGGCCGACATGGAAGGCCTGGGCGTGTCGCTGCTGCAGGCCTCGGCAGCGCGGGTGCCGATCATCGCGAGCCGGGCCGGTGGCATGCCCGAGGCCGTGCGCGATGGCGAGAACGGCCTCCTGATCCCGCCGGGCGACGTCCCGGCCCTGGCCGCGGCCATGAACCGCCTGCTCGGCGATGCAACCTTGCGCGCCTGCATGGGCGAGGCTGGCCGCGCCCTGGTACTGCGCGAGTTCTCGACCGAGGCGATGTGCGACGGCAACCTCGCGATCTACCGCAAGGTCCTGGAGGAACACCGATGA
- a CDS encoding glycosyltransferase: MKSLHMIGSTHMGGAERWFTRFLAAMLRQGEDVEAVVRRGSELAQHHLAGIPHHELPFRTVWDPFSRHAVSRLIARSDAPIVQTYMGRATRLTHLKRGRGKVHVSRLGGYYKLAPFRHAHAWIGNTKGLCDWMIQGGLPAERVFHITNFADPARAVAADELHALRQRIGVLPEDWIMVTAGRLIDVKGHRYLVDALSSLPAEIDGQRLRLVVLGDGDLAAPLAEQARQAGVADRILWAGWQHDPAPWFHVADMVVFPSRDAETLGNVILEAWAYGKPLVASAFRGAREITRPGEDAWVVPCDDGAALAAGIEHVIRNPGLQRQMVANGLARIERDFSETAVIAQYRALYAQLLDNR, encoded by the coding sequence ATGAAATCGCTGCACATGATCGGCAGCACGCACATGGGCGGCGCCGAGCGCTGGTTCACGCGCTTTCTCGCCGCCATGCTGCGCCAGGGCGAGGACGTCGAGGCTGTGGTGCGACGCGGGTCCGAACTCGCCCAGCATCACCTCGCCGGCATTCCTCATCACGAGCTGCCGTTCCGCACCGTCTGGGATCCGTTTTCGCGCCATGCCGTGTCGCGGCTCATCGCCCGCAGCGACGCGCCCATCGTGCAGACCTACATGGGTCGCGCCACCCGCCTCACCCATCTCAAGCGCGGCCGCGGCAAGGTGCATGTGTCCCGCCTTGGCGGCTACTACAAGCTCGCCCCCTTCCGCCACGCCCATGCCTGGATCGGCAACACCAAGGGCCTGTGCGACTGGATGATCCAGGGTGGCCTGCCCGCCGAGCGCGTGTTTCACATCACCAATTTCGCCGATCCGGCCCGTGCGGTGGCCGCGGACGAACTGCATGCCCTGCGCCAGCGCATCGGCGTGCTGCCAGAAGACTGGATCATGGTGACCGCCGGGCGGCTGATCGACGTCAAGGGACACCGCTACCTGGTCGACGCGCTCAGCAGCCTGCCCGCCGAGATCGACGGCCAGCGCCTGCGGCTGGTGGTCCTGGGCGACGGCGACCTGGCGGCGCCCCTTGCCGAACAGGCGCGCCAGGCGGGCGTGGCCGACCGCATCCTGTGGGCGGGCTGGCAGCATGATCCGGCGCCCTGGTTCCACGTCGCCGACATGGTGGTGTTCCCCTCGCGCGACGCCGAGACCCTGGGCAACGTCATCCTCGAAGCCTGGGCCTATGGCAAGCCGCTGGTCGCCAGCGCCTTCCGTGGCGCGCGCGAGATCACCCGGCCTGGCGAAGACGCCTGGGTCGTCCCGTGCGACGATGGTGCGGCGCTTGCGGCCGGCATCGAACACGTCATCCGCAACCCCGGCCTGCAACGACAGATGGTGGCGAACGGCCTCGCCCGCATCGAGCGCGACTTCTCCGAGACCGCGGTGATCGCACAATACCGTGCGCTCTACGCCCAATTGCTCGACAATCGCTGA
- a CDS encoding polysaccharide deacetylase family protein: MDTGINILMYHQVGEFAPMKAHRSTYCDHRRFARQMAFLARFGYTVLSMDQVLACLRGEAPVPPKAVALTFDDGYENFYEYAFPVLKQHGFPAMVYLISGLLGQPSSWFAKDGRDTPPLMSAERVRQLHREGIDFGSHSATHVKLAEQDTNRIREEVTRSKRELEDVLGAAVAHFCYPYGSHDMRAVEAVAEAGYQCATTCVRAPATTDDDPLTLPRKAVSWGDNLIGLWWRLHMKNTPKQAPIRRPDSSFSAAGSR, encoded by the coding sequence ATGGACACCGGCATCAACATCCTCATGTACCACCAGGTCGGCGAGTTCGCACCAATGAAGGCGCACCGCTCGACCTACTGCGACCATCGCCGCTTCGCCCGCCAGATGGCCTTTCTGGCGCGCTTCGGCTACACCGTGCTATCGATGGACCAGGTGTTGGCCTGCCTGCGCGGCGAGGCGCCCGTCCCGCCCAAGGCGGTAGCGCTGACCTTCGACGACGGCTACGAGAACTTCTACGAGTACGCCTTCCCGGTGCTGAAACAGCACGGTTTCCCGGCGATGGTGTACCTGATCTCGGGCCTGCTCGGCCAACCCTCGAGTTGGTTCGCCAAGGACGGCCGCGACACCCCGCCGCTGATGAGCGCCGAACGCGTGCGCCAGCTGCATCGCGAAGGCATCGACTTCGGCTCGCACTCGGCCACCCACGTCAAGCTGGCCGAACAGGACACGAACCGCATCCGCGAGGAAGTCACCCGCTCCAAGCGCGAACTGGAAGACGTGCTCGGCGCCGCGGTCGCGCATTTCTGCTACCCCTACGGCAGCCACGACATGCGTGCGGTCGAAGCCGTGGCCGAAGCCGGCTACCAGTGCGCAACCACCTGCGTGCGCGCGCCCGCGACGACCGACGACGACCCGCTGACCCTGCCACGCAAGGCCGTGTCCTGGGGCGACAACCTCATCGGCCTGTGGTGGCGCCTGCACATGAAGAACACGCCCAAGCAGGCACCGATCAGGCGGCCGGACAGCAGCTTCAGCGCAGCAGGCAGTCGGTAG
- the msbA gene encoding lipid A export permease/ATP-binding protein MsbA, whose protein sequence is MTPLQATPPSSLRIYFRLLSYVRPYVGTFAVSILGFMIFASSQPMLAGVMKYFVDGLGGATEGLQLGVPFLDGVDLVKAVPVMIVLIAIWQGVGSYLGNYFMSKVSLGLVHDLRLALFDSMLRLPNHYFDRHNSGHLISRITFNVTMVTAAATDAIKIVIREGLSVVFLFGYLIWMNWKLTLVMVAVLPVISVLVSRASRKFRKQAKKIQRAMGDVTHVVSETIQGYRVVRSFGGEDYESRRFREASENNTRKQLRMGKTNATYTPILQVVIYSAMSVVLFLVLLLRGDASAGDLVAYITAAAMLPKPIRQLSEVSSKIQRGVAGAESIFEQLDEPSELDQGTVVRERVEGRIEVRGLSFRYPGTEREVLHELSFDVQPGQMVALVGRSGSGKSTLASLFTRFYDHDCGEICIDGVDVRDYTLRNLRRHVALVSQQVTLFNDTVANNIAYGDLADAPREAIEAAVEAAAAKEFIDRLPNGLDTEIGENGVMLSGGQRQRLAIARALLKNAPILILDEATSALDTESERLIQAAIERLMVGRTTIVIAHRLSTIEKADQILVMENGRIVERGTHAELSVRGGPYARLQAVGGEE, encoded by the coding sequence ATGACACCCCTTCAGGCAACACCCCCCTCCAGCCTGCGCATCTACTTCCGCCTGCTCAGCTACGTGCGCCCGTACGTGGGCACGTTCGCGGTCAGCATCCTCGGCTTCATGATCTTCGCCTCGTCCCAGCCGATGCTGGCCGGGGTGATGAAGTACTTCGTCGATGGCCTGGGGGGGGCGACGGAGGGTCTGCAGCTCGGCGTGCCGTTCCTTGACGGCGTTGACCTCGTCAAGGCCGTGCCGGTGATGATCGTGCTGATCGCGATCTGGCAGGGGGTGGGGTCTTACCTGGGCAATTACTTCATGAGCAAGGTGTCGCTCGGACTGGTGCATGACCTGCGCCTGGCCTTGTTCGACAGCATGCTGCGGCTGCCCAACCATTACTTCGACCGGCACAACTCGGGGCACCTGATCTCGCGCATCACCTTCAACGTGACGATGGTGACCGCGGCGGCGACCGATGCGATCAAGATCGTGATCCGCGAAGGGCTCAGCGTCGTCTTCCTGTTCGGCTACCTGATCTGGATGAACTGGAAGCTGACGCTGGTGATGGTGGCGGTGCTGCCGGTGATCAGCGTGCTGGTGTCGCGGGCGTCGCGCAAGTTTCGCAAGCAGGCGAAGAAGATCCAGCGTGCGATGGGCGACGTGACCCATGTGGTGTCAGAGACCATCCAGGGCTACCGGGTGGTCCGCAGCTTCGGCGGGGAGGACTACGAGTCCCGCCGTTTCCGCGAGGCGAGCGAGAACAACACGCGCAAGCAGTTGCGCATGGGCAAGACCAACGCGACCTACACGCCGATTCTGCAGGTCGTCATCTATTCGGCGATGTCGGTGGTGCTGTTCCTGGTGCTGCTGCTGCGCGGCGACGCGAGCGCGGGCGACCTGGTCGCCTACATCACCGCGGCTGCGATGCTGCCCAAGCCGATCCGCCAGTTGTCGGAGGTGAGTTCCAAGATCCAGCGGGGTGTGGCAGGGGCGGAGAGCATCTTCGAGCAACTCGACGAGCCCTCGGAGCTTGACCAGGGCACGGTCGTGCGTGAGCGGGTCGAGGGCCGCATCGAGGTGCGCGGGCTGTCGTTCCGCTATCCGGGAACGGAGCGCGAGGTGCTGCACGAGCTTTCATTCGACGTGCAGCCCGGACAGATGGTGGCGCTGGTGGGGCGCTCGGGCAGCGGCAAGTCCACGCTCGCCAGCCTGTTCACCCGCTTCTACGACCACGACTGCGGCGAGATATGTATCGACGGTGTGGACGTGCGCGACTACACCTTGCGCAACCTGCGCCGCCACGTGGCGCTGGTGTCGCAACAGGTGACGCTGTTCAACGATACGGTCGCCAACAACATCGCCTACGGCGACCTGGCCGACGCGCCGCGCGAGGCGATCGAGGCGGCGGTGGAGGCCGCCGCGGCGAAGGAGTTCATCGACCGGCTGCCGAATGGGCTGGATACCGAGATCGGCGAGAACGGCGTGATGCTCTCCGGCGGCCAGCGGCAACGGCTGGCAATTGCGCGTGCGCTATTGAAGAACGCGCCGATCCTGATCCTCGACGAAGCGACCTCGGCGCTGGATACCGAGTCCGAGCGCCTGATCCAGGCGGCGATCGAGCGCCTGATGGTCGGGCGGACCACGATCGTGATCGCGCACCGGCTGTCGACGATCGAAAAGGCGGACCAGATCCTGGTGATGGAGAACGGCCGCATCGTCGAGCGCGGCACGCATGCCGAGCTGTCTGTTCGCGGCGGCCCTTATGCGCGGCTGCAGGCCGTAGGGGGCGAGGAGTAG
- a CDS encoding class I SAM-dependent methyltransferase, with product MGYLIEKYTEEYFLREGESGQVLHYGVEGVESFRRGNLREHDQEILEHINFNGARVLEFGFGRGETIKYVWERKAASYIGVDFSEAACRIAREFLERYAISGPTIYQSDALDFVRAYAGGQIGNASGQLDIVMMLDFIEHVPRAELVEILTALRPCMSASAVVVVNTPDFFVDNDVVTEGLNELGRDSSDFVAETQGMHCNRYTLDSLRQFFAGLGYLAVSRGHYFVLATTPQNNWLGELSYRQLWNEARDRGCRLAGAWPRESFEVPYPVAETPELKTFGEGNLSGVSLYVTKSYEEYYRNGNYDDFLSEYLTRFDLSGQTVFDIGAFVGANTLQFSRMVGEGGLVCSFEPNPFNRDRLRLNLSENPHLDERVRVFPFAVSDQEGQINFRLHRNVDAGISSASYIDGAHTTMTDVELSNFGFTDVSVDVCTIDEFVERTAFSPKCIKLDIEGAEHLALFGAAKTLATHRPILLIELHSTFCAATVINTLAKFGYTSEVLFVEPDGRCFIGSNSAAPIDAKPETGVLQLKFDTLRAEMAHIRRKSEADAARLSASTQECSSLKLELAGANDRVRELEVQQLDLQRRFNEQQVILASVQANLLRYQLFPIIRLARKIKRIFSGS from the coding sequence ATGGGCTATTTGATCGAAAAGTACACCGAAGAATATTTTCTCCGAGAAGGCGAATCTGGCCAGGTACTTCACTATGGCGTAGAAGGAGTTGAGTCGTTTCGGCGAGGAAATCTGCGCGAGCATGACCAAGAAATCCTTGAGCATATTAATTTTAATGGCGCACGTGTTCTTGAGTTCGGATTTGGTCGCGGAGAGACCATTAAATATGTATGGGAACGAAAAGCCGCCAGCTATATTGGAGTTGACTTTTCTGAAGCGGCCTGCCGCATTGCGAGGGAGTTTCTAGAACGCTACGCTATTTCAGGGCCGACGATCTATCAGTCGGATGCCTTGGACTTTGTGCGGGCCTATGCAGGCGGTCAGATTGGCAACGCCTCTGGCCAACTTGATATCGTGATGATGCTTGACTTCATCGAACATGTACCCCGAGCGGAACTGGTGGAAATTTTAACCGCTCTGAGACCATGCATGTCTGCATCTGCTGTTGTCGTTGTCAATACGCCCGACTTTTTCGTTGATAACGATGTCGTTACGGAGGGTCTTAACGAGCTAGGGCGCGATTCATCGGATTTTGTAGCCGAAACACAGGGAATGCATTGCAATCGTTACACCCTCGACAGTCTACGCCAGTTCTTCGCTGGCCTTGGGTATCTCGCGGTATCGCGTGGGCATTATTTCGTTCTGGCGACAACACCGCAGAATAACTGGCTGGGGGAGTTGAGTTACCGGCAACTGTGGAATGAAGCGCGGGATCGCGGTTGCAGGTTGGCTGGCGCGTGGCCGCGCGAGAGCTTTGAAGTTCCTTACCCAGTTGCCGAAACACCCGAGCTTAAAACCTTTGGTGAAGGGAATCTTTCGGGAGTTTCCCTATACGTCACGAAGAGTTATGAAGAATATTACCGGAACGGCAACTATGACGATTTCTTGTCTGAGTACCTGACCCGCTTCGATTTGTCAGGCCAAACGGTGTTTGATATCGGCGCTTTCGTCGGAGCAAACACTCTGCAATTTTCTCGCATGGTCGGAGAGGGGGGACTAGTCTGCTCCTTTGAGCCCAATCCCTTTAATCGAGATCGCCTGCGCCTCAATTTATCAGAGAATCCCCACCTTGATGAGCGCGTAAGGGTCTTCCCGTTTGCGGTATCTGACCAAGAAGGGCAGATTAACTTCCGGCTTCATCGCAATGTGGATGCGGGAATCAGCAGCGCATCATACATCGATGGCGCTCATACCACGATGACGGACGTCGAGTTGTCAAACTTCGGATTCACAGATGTTTCCGTGGACGTCTGCACGATTGATGAGTTTGTCGAGCGGACTGCTTTTTCGCCAAAATGCATCAAGCTGGACATTGAAGGCGCAGAACATCTCGCGCTATTTGGGGCGGCGAAAACGCTGGCCACACATCGTCCGATTCTTTTGATCGAACTGCATTCGACCTTCTGCGCAGCAACCGTTATCAATACTCTGGCAAAATTTGGCTACACGAGTGAAGTGTTGTTCGTTGAGCCTGATGGCCGCTGTTTCATTGGATCAAATTCAGCGGCGCCAATTGATGCAAAACCTGAAACAGGGGTTTTGCAATTGAAGTTTGACACTTTGCGTGCCGAGATGGCTCACATACGGCGAAAGTCTGAGGCAGACGCCGCGCGCCTGAGTGCTTCGACCCAGGAGTGTTCCAGTCTGAAGCTAGAATTAGCCGGGGCAAATGATCGCGTGCGAGAATTAGAAGTTCAGCAGTTGGATTTGCAGCGCCGCTTTAACGAGCAGCAGGTCATATTGGCTTCGGTCCAGGCTAACTTGTTGCGCTATCAACTCTTCCCCATCATACGGCTAGCCCGCAAGATCAAGCGGATTTTCAGCGGGAGCTAA
- a CDS encoding ABC transporter permease, translating to MILKKISKYLPVFFDLVKSDFQRRYLGTYLGAFWAVAAPFSIIGVLLFVFNVGFRSGPVAGVDFDVWLVSGLIVWFYISDAIVSGGNSITEYGFLVKKIRFMTELLPVVRITSSLYIHLINFSLLLVLLLFRGHYPTLHWAQLPYYFVALYIFVLALGMIAAVIQVFVKDFGGVIAILMQIGFWATPILWDAKILPDHFRFIVTYNPANYLVQGYRETLLFEKWFFDRPLESLFFWGLTLALFTVGLTLFNRTKHQFADVL from the coding sequence GTGATACTTAAAAAAATTTCCAAGTATTTGCCGGTTTTTTTTGACTTGGTTAAGTCTGATTTTCAGCGTCGCTACCTTGGAACATATCTTGGGGCATTCTGGGCAGTAGCTGCGCCATTTTCAATCATTGGCGTATTGCTGTTCGTTTTCAATGTGGGTTTTCGCTCTGGCCCTGTAGCTGGCGTTGATTTCGACGTTTGGCTCGTATCAGGCCTAATAGTCTGGTTTTACATCAGCGACGCCATCGTTTCGGGAGGCAACTCCATAACGGAATATGGCTTTCTCGTGAAAAAAATTCGATTCATGACCGAACTGCTGCCGGTCGTTAGAATTACATCATCTCTTTATATTCACTTGATTAATTTTTCTCTTCTGTTGGTTTTGCTTCTCTTTCGCGGGCATTATCCAACCTTACATTGGGCGCAGCTTCCGTATTATTTTGTCGCCCTATATATTTTTGTCCTAGCGCTTGGAATGATCGCTGCCGTGATACAGGTTTTTGTGAAAGACTTCGGCGGAGTAATCGCAATTCTAATGCAGATCGGATTCTGGGCAACACCGATTTTGTGGGACGCCAAGATTTTGCCAGATCATTTTAGATTCATAGTGACGTACAACCCTGCTAATTACCTTGTTCAGGGCTACCGCGAAACCTTGTTGTTTGAAAAGTGGTTTTTCGATCGTCCGCTAGAGAGTTTATTCTTTTGGGGGCTGACCTTGGCGCTCTTTACCGTCGGGCTCACACTATTTAATCGAACCAAACATCAATTTGCAGACGTACTTTAA
- a CDS encoding polysaccharide ABC transporter ATP-binding protein gives MKNAISVRNLTKTYRLYRSKADRAVDIFLPFGKVRYQNHHALRDITFDVDVGECVGIIGRNGSGKSTLLKILTGVLAPTQGEVKVHGKIASLLELGAGFNPELTGRENIFFHGTLMGCTRKEIETRLDEIIAFADIGEFIEQPVKVYSSGMFVRLAFAVSVHTDPDVLIVDEALAVGDVRFQKKCIDFMRRYKDSGKTILFVSHDIFTVKSFCNRLVLLHDGQIELIGNPDEVANRYHQIMFPKSAEAPTHAVTSGAHLDLGVEVYDGSYWLDVDVDVADHQWGDGAAWIKQLRVGGIREPNLFGWQDEVVIEAVVQWSPDAAGRISLEHNVPPRLLIGYRFENSQGWVITNFTNAMIADDAIDVDLLTHSSCLIRCRIGAMQLASGHYFITPGIAIGTKDNLFPVKEYTNLIHLYCDTNESVLGQIILPYDIHVVDKA, from the coding sequence ATGAAAAATGCTATTTCCGTTCGTAATCTGACAAAAACTTATCGCCTTTATCGGTCCAAGGCGGATCGTGCCGTAGATATTTTCCTACCGTTTGGCAAGGTTCGATATCAAAACCATCATGCCCTGCGTGACATTACCTTTGATGTTGATGTGGGTGAGTGTGTTGGCATTATTGGTCGGAACGGCTCTGGGAAGTCGACCTTGCTAAAGATTCTTACTGGTGTTTTGGCGCCGACCCAAGGGGAGGTAAAGGTCCATGGAAAGATTGCCTCTCTGCTCGAACTAGGCGCAGGTTTCAACCCTGAACTGACGGGCCGAGAGAATATTTTTTTCCACGGCACGCTGATGGGCTGCACGCGGAAAGAGATTGAGACACGTCTTGACGAGATTATAGCTTTTGCTGATATCGGGGAGTTTATCGAACAACCGGTCAAGGTGTATTCCAGCGGGATGTTCGTTCGGCTCGCCTTTGCTGTTTCGGTGCATACTGATCCGGACGTCTTGATCGTCGATGAAGCCCTCGCGGTCGGCGATGTACGGTTTCAGAAAAAATGCATCGACTTTATGCGACGCTACAAGGACAGTGGCAAGACCATTTTGTTTGTGAGTCATGACATTTTCACCGTTAAATCTTTCTGCAATCGCCTTGTACTGCTCCATGATGGCCAGATTGAACTGATCGGTAATCCTGACGAGGTGGCCAATCGATATCACCAGATAATGTTCCCAAAGTCGGCAGAAGCACCGACCCATGCCGTGACCTCAGGGGCTCATCTCGATCTAGGCGTCGAAGTCTATGATGGGAGTTACTGGCTAGATGTTGACGTTGATGTTGCCGATCATCAGTGGGGCGACGGTGCTGCTTGGATTAAACAACTACGCGTAGGCGGGATTCGCGAGCCGAATCTTTTCGGATGGCAGGATGAGGTGGTGATCGAGGCTGTGGTTCAATGGAGTCCCGATGCGGCAGGTCGGATATCTCTTGAGCACAACGTCCCTCCGCGTTTATTGATTGGTTACCGTTTTGAAAACAGTCAGGGATGGGTCATAACCAATTTCACAAATGCCATGATTGCAGACGATGCTATTGATGTTGATCTTTTGACGCATTCGAGCTGCCTCATTCGCTGTCGGATTGGCGCAATGCAATTGGCATCCGGGCATTACTTCATTACCCCAGGTATCGCGATCGGCACAAAGGACAATCTGTTTCCAGTTAAGGAATACACCAATTTGATTCATTTGTATTGCGATACAAATGAATCGGTACTTGGGCAGATTATTTTGCCATATGACATTCATGTTGTGGACAAGGCATGA